AAAGTCATTATTGATGGGGATACCGATGTTGATGGTATGCTGATGGTTGGCGCCGAAGTGGAGATTGACGGTGACCTGCTGAAGCTCCTGGCCGGTGACATTGAAGTCCGGGATGAGCCGGAAGACATCGAGGTTCGTGGCCGTGGTGATGGCACGGCGGAGGTAAGAGGCACCATTACGATGCTGCACCTGGTGGAAGGTTATAAGTTCATCAAGGTTGACGGCATTAAGGTGCTCATTGGTGAAGATACCGGAATTGACGGCATGCTCACCGAGGGCGCCGGTGTCAGACTGGAAGGTGACATCCTCAAGGTCCTCGCCCGCGAGATAGATGT
This is a stretch of genomic DNA from Dehalococcoidales bacterium. It encodes these proteins:
- a CDS encoding DUF5666 domain-containing protein, whose amino-acid sequence is MNVNRLFSVLLTLALITLGFASPVYAAGSDTDIEIDGTIKATYLKEDGTGWIKVDGIKVIIDGDTDVDGMLMVGAEVEIDGDLLKLLAGDIEVRDEPEDIEVRGRGDGTAEVRGTITMLHLVEGYKFIKVDGIKVLIGEDTGIDGMLTEGAGVRLEGDILKVLAREIDVEKD